A section of the Humulus lupulus chromosome 2, drHumLupu1.1, whole genome shotgun sequence genome encodes:
- the LOC133817407 gene encoding uncharacterized protein LOC133817407, translating into MAGPLIRSLWSSARKSISASAHSSHSAALKPYILQSAPGASFSRAFSAAPATSAAAPLPTSWLEPSRIRNVAVIAHVDHGKTTLMDRLLRQCGADIPHERAMDSISLERERGITISSKVTSIPWKEHELNMVDTPGHADFGGEVERVVGMVEGAVLVVDAGEGPLAQTKFVLAKALKYGLRPILLLNKVDRPAVSEETCNEVESLVFDLFANLGATEEQLDFPVLYASAKEGWASTTFTKDPLPDARNMSQLLDAIIKHVCPPSADIDAPFQMMVSMMEKDFYLGRILTGRVSSGIVRVGDRVHGLSNKDSGVQKIEEGKVTKLMKKKGTNMVLIESAGAGDIISMSGLASPSIGHTVANVEVTTALPTIELDPPTISMTFGVNDSPLAGRDGSHLTGGKIGERLMAEAETNLAINVIPGLSESFEVQGRGELQLGILIENMRREGFELSVSPPKVMYKTEKGQKLEPIEEVTIEINEEHVGLIMEALSHRRAEVTDMGPVPGNDGRTRLTLTCPSRGLVGYRSVFSSDTRGTGFMHRAFLSYEKYRGPLGNVRKGVLVSMGFGTTTAHALMNLEARGTLFVSPGLETYDGMIIGEHSRDSDLDVNPVRAKELNNIRAASKDENVKLSPPRLITLEEAIGYVASDELIEVTPKAIRLRKKYLDVNKRKTMSKRPKE; encoded by the exons ATGGCGGGTCCTTTGATTCGATCTCTCTGGTCGTCCGCCCGCAAATCAATCTCCGCCTCCGCTCACTCTTCTCATTCGGCCGCTCTCAAACCCTACATCCTCCAATCCGCGCCCGGCGCCTCTTTCTCACGGGCCTTCTCGGCGGCTCCGGCTACAAGCGCCGCAGCCCCCTTGCCAACCAGCTGGCTAGAACCGAGTCGAATCCGCAATGTGGCGGTGATTGCTCACGTCGACCACGGCAAGACCACGCTTATGGACCGGCTGCTCCGCCAGTGTGGTGCCGATATCCCTCACGAGCGCGCTATGGACTCCATCAGCCTCGAGCGTGAACGTGGCATCACTATCTCATCTAAG GTTACATCCATTCCATGGAAGGAACATGAGCTAAACATGGTCGATACACCTGGACATGCAGATTTTGGTGGCGAA GTTGAGCGAGTTGTGGGTATGGTTGAAGGCGCAGTTTTAGTAGTTGATGCTGGTGAGGGTCCACTTGCACAGACAAAATTTGTACTTGCAAAAGCTTTGAAGTATGGCCTGCGCCCTATTCTCCTCCTTAACAAAGTAGACCGGCCTGCAG TTTCTGAGGAGACATGCAATGAGGTTGAGAGCCTGGTATTTGATCTTTTTGCAAATCTTGGTGCTACAG agGAGCAGCTGGACTTTCCTGTTTTATACGCCTCTGCTAAAGAAGGGTGGGCTTCCACCACCTTCACCAAAGATCCTCTTCCTGATGCGAGAAATATGTCTCAATTGCTTGATGCCATCATAAAGCATGTTTGTCCACCTAGTGCAGATATTGATGCGCCTTTCCAAATGATG GTTTCTATGATGGAAAAGGACTTTTATCTTGGACGAATATTGACTGGACGGGTTTCTTCTGGAATTGTCCGTGTTGGTGATAGGGTCCATGGACTTTCCAACAAAGATTCTGGGGTTCAAAAAATTGAAGAAGGAAAG GTTACAAAATTGATGAAAAAGAAAGGTACTAATATGGTTCTAATTGAAAGTGCTGGAGCTGGTGACATAATATCAATGTCTGGGTTAGCAAGTCCATCTATAGGCCACACAGTTGCAAATGTAGAG GTCACAACTGCTTTGCCAACCATTGAATTAGACCCCCCAACTATTTCCATGACCTTTGGTGTCAATGACTCGCCATTGGCTGGTCGTGATGGTTCACAT TTGACTGGAGGAAAAATTGGTGAACGGTTAATGGCTGAAGCAGAAACAAATCTTGCCATTAATGTTATCCCAGGTTTATCAGAATCTTTTGAAGTGCAGGGTAGGGGAGAACTTCAACTAG GTATCTTAATTGAGAATATGAGGCGGGAAGGTTTTGAACTGTCTGTCTCCCCACCTAAAGTCAT GTACAAAACTGAAAAGGGTCAAAAGCTGGAGCCAATTGAAGAAGTTACCATTGAG ATAAATGAGGAACATGTTGGATTAATTATGGAAGCATTATCTCATAGACGAGCTGAGGTTACTGACATGGGCCCTGTTCCAGGCAATGATGGCAGGACTAGATTGACTTTGACATGTCCATCAAG GGGCCTAGTTGGTTATAGGAGTGTTTTTAGCAGTGACACCCGTGGAACTGGATTTATGCATCGTGCATTCTTAT CGTATGAAAAATATCGAGGTCCCCTTGGAAATGTCAGGAAAGGAGTTCTG GTATCGATGGGCTTTGGCACAACCACAGCTCATGCACTGATGAATTTAGAAGCTCGTGGAACTCTTTTCGTGTCCCCTgggttggag ACATACGACGGCATGATTATTGGTGAACATTCGAGGGATTCAGATCTAGAT GTCAACCCAGTAAGGGCCAAGGAACTTAATAATATACGTGCAGCTTCCAAGGATGAGAATGTGAAACTGTCGCCTCCTCGCCTA ATTACTCTTGAAGAAGCCATAGGGTATGTTGCCTCTGATGAGCTTATTGAG gtTACACCAAAGGCCATCCGTTTGAGGAAGAAATACCTGGATGTTAACAAGCGTAAAACCATGAGTAAAAGACCGAAGGAATGA